A single region of the Paramicrobacterium fandaimingii genome encodes:
- a CDS encoding globin produces the protein MTDGNVTTFYDQIGGHDTFQKLVHEFYRGVASDPELTAMYPEEDLGPAEDRLRMFLEQYWGGPTTYSDTRGHPRLRMRHVPYKVNPEARDRWLRHMRTAVESLELAPIHEATLWDYLERAAHALVNTFED, from the coding sequence ATGACCGACGGAAACGTCACAACGTTTTACGACCAGATCGGCGGGCACGACACCTTCCAGAAGCTGGTGCACGAATTCTACCGAGGCGTCGCGAGCGATCCCGAGCTCACGGCGATGTATCCCGAAGAAGACCTCGGCCCGGCCGAAGATCGGCTGAGGATGTTCCTCGAGCAATATTGGGGCGGCCCCACCACCTACAGCGACACGCGCGGGCATCCTCGACTTCGCATGCGACACGTACCGTACAAGGTGAACCCCGAAGCGCGAGACCGCTGGCTGCGGCATATGCGCACTGCGGTCGAGTCACTCGAACTCGCGCCGATCCACGAGGCGACGCTATGGGACTATCTTGAGAGAGCAGCGCATGCTCTCGTGAACACGTTCGAGGACTGA
- a CDS encoding mechanosensitive ion channel family protein, producing MITTDFTSSLDDFLNTPLGTLTHVVVIIGVAIGVAWLLHIVIRRSVVSIVSGVKRGRGVDDTQALAVSPLAAVRVVQRTRTLGTVLSNIVNVVIVVIAVLLIVHVVSPGILSSFALLSAAVGAGLGFGAQNIVKDVLNGIFMVIEDQLGVGDVVDVGFATGVVEKVGIRVTQVRDVNGVLWFVRNGEVLRVGNMSQGWSRLIIDLAIPLDADFDAVKQQLLDAARALADEPKWRPHFLDAPEVWGMESVSDEAIVLRLVAKTRTSSKDDVGRELRSRFKVVLDGLGIVPLSLETVILAGWEGAGSVGGARPPKTKPVIVNPSKLGKKKRVPKGER from the coding sequence GTGATCACCACTGATTTCACGTCGTCTCTGGATGACTTTCTGAACACCCCTCTCGGCACGCTCACTCATGTCGTCGTCATCATCGGGGTGGCGATCGGCGTGGCCTGGCTGCTCCACATCGTCATTCGGCGCTCAGTCGTCTCGATCGTCAGCGGAGTCAAGCGGGGGCGCGGTGTCGATGACACGCAGGCACTCGCCGTGTCGCCGTTGGCGGCCGTGCGCGTCGTTCAGCGCACGCGCACGCTGGGCACCGTGCTTTCCAACATCGTCAACGTCGTCATTGTCGTGATCGCGGTGCTCCTCATCGTTCACGTCGTCTCCCCCGGCATCCTGAGCTCTTTCGCCCTGTTGTCTGCTGCCGTCGGCGCCGGTCTCGGATTCGGCGCGCAGAACATCGTGAAAGACGTACTGAACGGCATTTTCATGGTGATCGAAGACCAGCTCGGCGTGGGCGACGTCGTCGACGTTGGGTTTGCAACGGGCGTCGTCGAGAAAGTGGGCATCCGCGTAACGCAGGTGCGGGATGTCAACGGAGTGCTGTGGTTTGTGCGCAACGGCGAGGTGTTGCGCGTCGGAAATATGTCTCAAGGCTGGTCTCGGCTCATCATCGACCTCGCGATTCCTCTCGACGCCGATTTCGACGCGGTCAAGCAGCAGCTTCTCGATGCAGCGAGGGCGCTCGCTGACGAGCCGAAGTGGAGACCGCACTTTCTCGATGCTCCCGAAGTATGGGGCATGGAATCCGTCTCGGACGAGGCGATCGTTCTTCGTCTCGTTGCGAAGACGCGCACGTCGTCGAAGGACGACGTCGGACGCGAACTTCGCTCGCGCTTCAAAGTCGTTCTCGATGGCCTCGGAATCGTCCCGCTCTCACTGGAGACCGTGATTCTGGCAGGGTGGGAAGGCGCGGGCAGCGTGGGCGGAGCGCGTCCGCCGAAGACGAAGCCCGTCATCGTCAACCCGTCGAAACTCGGCAAGAAGAAGCGCGTTCCGAAGGGAGAACGATGA
- the pepN gene encoding aminopeptidase N yields the protein MPGENLTHDEARTRKNLIQTHTYAVALDLTQGPDVFRSTTTVRFSAEAGSSTFIDALTATVHSITLNGSDVSASAADGARIALDDLRDENELVVDADMRYTNTGEGLHRFVDPVDGEVYLYSQFEVPDSRRVFAVFEQPDLKAEFQFTVTAPSAWQIVSNSPTPEPVPVSDGVARWEFTPTPTISSYITALIAGPYASVRSKLTSSDGRTIPLGLFARKSLFEYLDADYIFEKTRQGFAFYEQKFNRAYPFEKYDQLFVPEFNAGAMENAGAVTFLESYVFRSKVTDAIRERRVVTILHELAHMWFGDLVTMTWWNDLWLNESFAEWASTIATAQATEWTEAWTTFQAMEKSWAYKQDQLPSTHPVVATINDLEDVQVNFDGITYAKGGSVLKQLVAWVGEEAFFAGVSAYFAKHAFGNTELRDLLSELETASGRDLTEWSTKWLETAGVNTLHPEVTVDSEGTITSFSIRQTAPADYPTLRPHRLAVGFYTLDDGRLVRTDRFELDIDGERTPVAEIVGRARPDLILLNDDDLAYAKIRLDEESLRVAMEHLSTIENPLARALVWGSVWDATRDAETAASDYVDLVLGNIAAETESTTLRTTLNQLVLAAGQYVAPERQASTLERVADELWGLAQQATPGSDAQFQFVKFFASAASTPTQLETIAALRAGAITLNGLEIDTDLEWELLVARAAGDQATVADIDAALERDSTASGQQFAAQARAARPSSADKNAAWSLIIDDDSLPNTLVAYTALGFRRAQDTTVLTEFVDRYFDVLLDIWNSRTYKIAEHVAVGLYPSSLANAHLRDATAAWLDTHSEPAALRRLVVENLAGVERALAAQERDAR from the coding sequence GTGCCAGGAGAAAACCTCACTCATGATGAGGCACGCACCCGCAAGAACCTCATCCAGACGCACACCTACGCCGTCGCACTCGACCTCACACAGGGACCAGACGTCTTCCGCAGCACCACGACAGTTCGCTTCAGTGCCGAAGCAGGCTCGTCGACGTTCATCGATGCCCTGACGGCGACGGTGCATTCAATCACCCTGAACGGCAGCGATGTTTCCGCATCGGCTGCAGATGGCGCCCGCATCGCCCTCGACGATCTCCGCGACGAGAACGAACTCGTCGTCGACGCCGACATGCGCTACACCAACACCGGCGAGGGACTGCACAGGTTTGTCGACCCTGTCGACGGCGAGGTGTACCTATACAGCCAGTTCGAGGTCCCCGACTCTCGACGGGTCTTCGCTGTCTTCGAGCAGCCCGATCTGAAGGCGGAGTTCCAGTTCACCGTCACCGCACCATCGGCATGGCAGATCGTCTCGAATTCGCCCACGCCAGAGCCTGTGCCGGTGAGCGACGGCGTCGCGCGATGGGAGTTCACGCCCACACCGACCATTTCGAGCTACATCACGGCCCTCATCGCCGGACCTTACGCATCGGTACGCAGCAAGCTGACCAGCAGCGATGGACGCACGATTCCGCTGGGCCTCTTCGCCCGCAAGAGCCTCTTCGAGTACCTCGACGCCGACTACATCTTCGAGAAGACGCGCCAGGGCTTTGCGTTCTACGAGCAGAAGTTCAACCGTGCATACCCCTTCGAGAAGTACGACCAGCTTTTTGTTCCCGAGTTCAATGCGGGCGCGATGGAGAATGCCGGTGCTGTGACGTTCCTCGAGAGCTACGTGTTCCGTTCAAAGGTGACGGATGCCATCAGGGAGCGCCGTGTGGTCACGATTCTGCACGAACTTGCCCACATGTGGTTCGGCGATCTCGTCACGATGACCTGGTGGAATGATCTCTGGCTGAACGAGTCCTTCGCCGAGTGGGCGTCAACAATCGCCACGGCGCAAGCCACCGAGTGGACCGAGGCCTGGACCACCTTCCAGGCAATGGAGAAGAGCTGGGCGTACAAGCAAGATCAGCTGCCCTCGACGCACCCCGTCGTAGCAACGATCAACGATCTCGAAGACGTTCAGGTGAACTTCGACGGCATCACGTACGCGAAGGGCGGCTCGGTTCTGAAGCAGCTCGTCGCGTGGGTCGGCGAGGAAGCGTTCTTCGCGGGAGTTTCGGCGTACTTCGCCAAGCACGCCTTCGGCAACACCGAACTGCGCGACCTGCTGTCAGAGCTCGAGACGGCGAGCGGGCGCGATCTCACCGAGTGGTCGACGAAGTGGCTTGAGACCGCCGGAGTCAACACGCTGCACCCCGAGGTCACCGTCGATTCGGAGGGCACGATCACGTCCTTCTCCATTCGGCAGACGGCGCCAGCCGATTACCCGACGCTTCGCCCGCACCGCCTCGCCGTCGGCTTCTACACCCTCGATGATGGCCGTCTCGTGCGCACCGATCGCTTCGAGCTGGACATCGACGGTGAACGCACGCCGGTTGCCGAGATCGTCGGCCGTGCGCGCCCCGATCTGATTCTGCTCAACGACGATGATCTCGCCTACGCAAAGATCAGACTTGACGAGGAGTCGCTTCGCGTGGCGATGGAGCATCTGTCGACAATCGAAAATCCCCTTGCCCGCGCGCTGGTGTGGGGGTCTGTGTGGGACGCAACTCGGGATGCCGAGACGGCAGCGAGCGACTACGTCGACCTGGTGCTGGGAAACATCGCAGCCGAGACCGAGTCGACAACGCTCAGGACGACGCTGAACCAGTTGGTTCTCGCGGCCGGGCAGTATGTCGCTCCTGAGCGCCAAGCCAGCACGCTCGAGCGGGTCGCCGATGAGCTGTGGGGCCTTGCTCAGCAAGCCACGCCAGGGAGCGACGCGCAGTTCCAGTTTGTGAAGTTCTTCGCCTCTGCGGCATCCACACCCACCCAGCTGGAGACGATCGCAGCGCTGCGCGCTGGTGCAATCACGCTCAACGGCCTCGAGATCGACACCGACCTTGAGTGGGAGTTGCTCGTCGCACGTGCCGCAGGGGACCAGGCGACCGTAGCCGATATCGATGCAGCGCTCGAACGGGACAGCACGGCCTCTGGTCAGCAGTTCGCCGCTCAGGCGCGTGCCGCACGCCCGAGCAGCGCAGACAAGAACGCCGCCTGGTCGCTGATCATCGACGACGATTCTCTGCCCAACACACTCGTCGCCTACACGGCTCTCGGGTTCCGCCGCGCTCAGGACACAACAGTGCTGACGGAATTTGTCGACCGCTACTTCGACGTTCTCCTCGATATCTGGAACAGCCGCACCTACAAGATCGCGGAACACGTTGCCGTTGGACTGTACCCGTCCTCGCTCGCAAACGCGCATCTGCGCGATGCAACAGCAGCGTGGCTCGACACGCACAGCGAGCCCGCCGCTCTTCGACGCCTCGTTGTGGAGAACCTGGCTGGTGTGGAGCGCGCGCTCGCCGCGCAAGAGAGAGATGCTCGCTGA
- a CDS encoding Fpg/Nei family DNA glycosylase: protein MPEGHSVHRIARQFARNFAGHRVAASSPQGRFAEGASVLDGRELQTVFAVGKQMFADFGDDTWLRVHLGMYGAWDFAGEIAVDRTIASANGRMGQTNQRGTDMALEVLDNAGENSLSSIGAPRKARVRMSEQTKGDTDVEWESFPPAPIGAVRLRLLTDRTVADLRGPTACEIRTGCEIDETIAKLGPDPMHDDSTAAEDRFTEVVRRKPTRIGLLLMDQAVVSGIGNVYRAELLFRAGVDPHAPGRSVPEETVRGIWQDWVRLLRIGIETGQMMTMDGLTGEAYTLAMANRDDRHWVYKREGLPCRVCGTNIILEEMAARKLYWCPVCQR, encoded by the coding sequence ATGCCCGAGGGCCATTCGGTTCATCGCATCGCCCGCCAGTTCGCACGCAACTTTGCGGGTCACCGCGTTGCGGCATCCTCTCCGCAAGGACGATTTGCGGAGGGCGCGTCGGTTCTCGATGGCCGCGAGCTGCAGACGGTCTTCGCCGTGGGAAAGCAGATGTTCGCTGACTTCGGCGACGATACGTGGCTGCGCGTGCACCTCGGCATGTACGGCGCGTGGGACTTCGCGGGTGAGATCGCCGTCGACAGGACGATCGCCTCGGCGAACGGGCGAATGGGGCAGACGAACCAGCGTGGGACAGACATGGCGCTTGAGGTTCTCGACAACGCGGGGGAGAACTCGCTGTCGAGCATCGGGGCGCCGCGCAAGGCGCGCGTGCGCATGTCCGAGCAGACGAAGGGCGACACCGACGTGGAGTGGGAGTCGTTTCCGCCCGCGCCGATCGGCGCGGTGCGGCTGCGCTTGCTCACTGACCGCACGGTTGCAGATCTTCGCGGGCCGACCGCCTGCGAGATTCGCACGGGTTGCGAGATCGATGAGACGATCGCAAAGCTTGGGCCCGATCCGATGCATGATGACTCGACGGCAGCCGAAGACAGGTTCACCGAGGTGGTCAGGCGCAAGCCGACGCGCATCGGCCTCCTGTTGATGGATCAGGCGGTTGTGAGCGGAATCGGGAACGTATACCGGGCGGAGCTGCTCTTCCGAGCGGGTGTCGACCCGCACGCTCCCGGGCGCTCGGTGCCGGAAGAGACCGTGCGCGGCATCTGGCAGGACTGGGTGAGGTTGCTGCGCATCGGCATCGAAACGGGCCAGATGATGACGATGGACGGACTCACGGGCGAGGCATACACACTCGCCATGGCGAACCGCGACGACCGTCACTGGGTGTACAAACGGGAGGGCCTTCCGTGCCGAGTCTGCGGAACGAACATCATTCTTGAGGAGATGGCCGCGCGCAAGCTCTATTGGTGCCCGGTCTGCCAACGCTGA
- a CDS encoding acyl-CoA thioesterase yields MRVHAPVHLRWGDLDAYNHVNNVELLRVLEEARVRVFWRSKDEGDGIDQGMALIEAEPGSETLTLVARHEVEYRKPIPYQRAPLDIQLWIGRLGGASLDVHYEVFTQDDDAAPAACAASTIVLVDASSGSPRRIRDDERRAWERYAEAPVTFTGRR; encoded by the coding sequence ATGCGCGTTCACGCTCCGGTGCATCTCCGCTGGGGAGACCTCGACGCCTACAACCACGTCAACAATGTGGAGTTGCTCCGGGTACTCGAGGAAGCTCGCGTGCGAGTGTTCTGGCGCAGCAAGGACGAGGGCGACGGCATCGATCAGGGAATGGCCCTGATCGAAGCCGAGCCCGGGTCTGAGACGCTCACGCTCGTGGCACGTCACGAGGTCGAATATCGAAAGCCGATTCCGTACCAGCGTGCCCCGCTGGACATTCAGCTGTGGATCGGCCGGCTCGGCGGAGCCAGTCTCGATGTGCACTATGAGGTGTTCACACAGGACGATGACGCTGCTCCGGCCGCCTGCGCCGCGAGCACGATCGTGCTCGTTGATGCCTCGTCTGGTTCTCCCCGACGCATCCGCGACGACGAACGTCGAGCATGGGAGCGCTACGCAGAAGCGCCCGTGACCTTCACCGGTCGGCGGTAG
- a CDS encoding mycothiol-dependent nitroreductase Rv2466c family protein — MSASTSTMVDFWFDPSCPWAWMTSRWVDEVSRQRDIDVTWHVMSLAVLNEDNDVSDDYRAFFPRALKYTRLVTAVAQLAGQEHVKPLYDALGTRIHPGERTDADAVIAEALDELGLDATLARYADSDEYDEQMRASHFDGITRVGQDVGTPVIAIDDVAFFGPVISPAPKGEQAVALWDGVVAAASYPGFFELKRSRTAEPQFD; from the coding sequence ATGAGTGCTTCAACGTCAACAATGGTGGATTTTTGGTTCGATCCTTCGTGCCCTTGGGCATGGATGACGTCTCGATGGGTCGACGAGGTGTCGCGACAGCGAGACATCGACGTGACATGGCACGTGATGAGCCTTGCTGTGCTGAACGAAGACAACGACGTCTCTGACGACTATCGTGCGTTCTTCCCTCGTGCTCTCAAATACACACGGCTCGTCACCGCTGTCGCGCAGCTCGCGGGGCAGGAGCACGTGAAGCCGCTTTACGACGCGCTGGGCACCCGCATTCACCCGGGCGAGCGCACGGACGCGGATGCGGTCATCGCGGAGGCCCTCGACGAGCTGGGCCTCGATGCGACGTTGGCGCGCTACGCCGATAGCGACGAGTACGACGAGCAGATGCGTGCGTCTCACTTCGACGGAATCACTCGTGTGGGACAAGACGTGGGAACACCGGTGATCGCCATCGACGACGTCGCATTCTTTGGTCCGGTGATCTCTCCTGCGCCGAAGGGCGAGCAGGCTGTGGCGCTCTGGGACGGCGTCGTCGCCGCGGCATCCTATCCCGGCTTCTTCGAACTCAAGCGTTCGCGCACGGCCGAGCCCCAATTCGACTGA
- a CDS encoding ribose-5-phosphate isomerase — protein sequence MRIHIATDHAGLEFSRKLQDYLTDKGHVVVNHGPTEYDPLDDYPAFCINAGQAVVADRRAGTEALGVVFGGSGNGEQIAANKVEGVRAALVWNLSTAELARDHNDANVISIGARQHSYDDVIAFIDAFVAHPFSGDERHVRRIAQIAEYEQTGDIVGKGVDH from the coding sequence ATGCGCATTCACATCGCCACAGACCACGCGGGGCTTGAGTTCAGCCGCAAGCTGCAGGATTATCTCACCGACAAAGGTCACGTCGTGGTGAATCACGGCCCAACGGAATACGACCCGCTCGATGACTACCCGGCGTTCTGCATCAACGCCGGGCAGGCCGTTGTCGCCGATCGTCGCGCAGGCACGGAGGCGCTCGGCGTCGTCTTCGGAGGCTCGGGCAACGGAGAGCAGATTGCCGCGAACAAGGTTGAGGGTGTGCGCGCCGCGCTCGTGTGGAACCTGTCGACTGCCGAACTCGCTCGTGACCACAACGACGCGAACGTCATCTCCATCGGTGCTCGACAGCACAGCTACGACGACGTGATCGCCTTCATCGATGCGTTCGTCGCCCACCCGTTCAGCGGTGACGAGCGCCACGTGCGTCGCATTGCCCAGATCGCCGAGTACGAGCAGACCGGCGACATCGTGGGAAAGGGCGTCGATCACTGA
- a CDS encoding FAD-binding dehydrogenase produces MPDHSYDAIVVGAGLAGLVATAELADAGRRVAVLDQEPPSSFGGQAWWSFGGLFLVDSPEQRRMGITDSVDLAWQDWEGTAGFDRDEDNWAKRWARAYVDFAAGEKRSWLKAQGISLFPVVGWAERGSGAAFGHGNSVPRFHITWGTGPGVLDPFVRRVEAARDAGRVDVLTRHRVDKLTLTDGRVTGVSGSILADDPVPRGVTSSRDVVGQFELSSESVLMSTGGIGGNFDLVRKNWPDRLGPVPRSMLTGVPAHVDGRGLAIAESAGGRVVNADRMWHYTEGITNWNPVWPEHGIRILPGPSSLWLDPTGVRLPAPLFPGFDTLGTLTHLTRGGFDHSWFVLTQRIIEKEYALSGSEQNPDLTGKDIRMLLSRIAPGAPGPVEAFKQHGDDFVVADDLESLLDGMAALDTDGQLDRGRVRREIEWRDSQLDNSFSKDAQITAMHGARSYRGDKLLRAAPPHKLLDSKAGPLIAVKLHLLTRKTLGGLQTDLSGRVLSASGEPVPGLYAAGEASGFGGGGLHGYRALEGTFLGGCLFSGRTAGRAMAAASA; encoded by the coding sequence ATGCCCGATCACTCATATGACGCCATCGTCGTCGGGGCAGGGCTGGCTGGCCTTGTCGCCACAGCAGAGCTCGCTGATGCCGGTCGCCGCGTCGCGGTTCTCGATCAAGAGCCGCCCAGTTCCTTTGGCGGTCAGGCGTGGTGGTCTTTCGGAGGGCTCTTTCTCGTTGACTCTCCAGAACAGCGCAGAATGGGAATCACCGACTCCGTCGACCTCGCGTGGCAGGACTGGGAAGGAACAGCCGGGTTCGATCGCGATGAAGACAACTGGGCGAAGCGCTGGGCTCGTGCCTACGTCGACTTCGCAGCAGGCGAGAAGCGCTCGTGGCTGAAGGCACAGGGCATTTCGCTGTTTCCCGTCGTTGGCTGGGCTGAGCGCGGGTCAGGCGCGGCTTTTGGGCATGGAAACTCGGTGCCGCGCTTCCACATCACCTGGGGAACGGGCCCCGGAGTTCTCGATCCTTTCGTTCGACGCGTCGAGGCAGCGCGTGACGCTGGCCGTGTCGACGTGCTCACTCGACACCGTGTCGACAAGCTGACGCTGACGGACGGCCGCGTCACCGGGGTGTCCGGCAGCATCTTGGCCGACGACCCTGTGCCGCGCGGCGTCACAAGTTCACGCGACGTGGTTGGGCAGTTCGAGCTGTCGTCCGAGTCGGTTCTGATGAGCACAGGCGGAATCGGCGGCAACTTCGACCTCGTACGCAAAAACTGGCCAGACAGACTCGGGCCGGTGCCCCGAAGCATGCTCACCGGAGTTCCTGCCCACGTGGATGGCCGTGGGCTCGCCATTGCAGAGAGCGCAGGCGGGCGCGTCGTCAATGCCGATCGCATGTGGCACTACACCGAGGGGATCACCAACTGGAACCCCGTCTGGCCCGAACACGGAATCCGGATTCTCCCCGGACCCTCGTCTCTGTGGCTTGACCCAACGGGTGTGCGCCTCCCGGCCCCGCTGTTCCCCGGGTTCGACACACTCGGCACCCTCACGCATCTCACTCGAGGCGGGTTCGATCATTCGTGGTTTGTTCTGACCCAGCGAATCATCGAGAAGGAATATGCGCTGTCCGGCAGTGAACAGAATCCAGATCTGACGGGCAAAGACATCAGGATGCTCCTGAGCAGAATCGCACCGGGAGCACCCGGCCCGGTCGAAGCGTTCAAGCAGCACGGCGACGATTTCGTCGTCGCCGATGACCTCGAGTCGCTTCTTGACGGCATGGCCGCGCTCGATACCGACGGCCAGCTTGATCGAGGCCGAGTTCGGCGCGAGATCGAGTGGCGCGACAGTCAACTCGACAACAGCTTCTCCAAAGACGCTCAGATCACGGCGATGCACGGCGCACGCTCGTACCGCGGAGACAAGCTTCTTCGCGCCGCTCCCCCGCACAAGCTACTCGATTCGAAGGCCGGACCGCTCATTGCTGTCAAACTGCATCTGCTGACGCGCAAAACGCTCGGCGGCCTGCAGACCGACCTCAGCGGGCGCGTTCTTTCGGCATCAGGAGAACCGGTTCCCGGTCTCTATGCCGCGGGCGAGGCATCCGGGTTCGGCGGGGGCGGACTGCACGGGTACCGCGCCCTTGAAGGAACGTTTCTCGGCGGCTGCCTGTTCTCTGGGCGCACAGCGGGGCGAGCAATGGCCGCAGCGTCCGCGTAA
- a CDS encoding acyl-CoA thioesterase yields the protein MSDPIDSLLGALDLADTGARTNEDIFTGPSQWMPQGRVFGGQVLAQSIIAAGRTVPDDRFIHSMHGYFLRPGDVDLPLTFAVDRIHDGRSFMTRRTQAYQKGMPILSMIASFQDEDAGLDHAASMPDAPDPDDLPSDTDILGSIDDPRARAWSADRPFEIRHASEPIYLAAPAESSSDQMLWLRAKRPLPDDRRLHQAALAYASDYTLLEPILRSHGLSWLTPGLKVASLDHAMWWHRAARVDEWLLYVQQSPSATGGRGLTQGRFYSRDGALIASVAQEGMVRVPRES from the coding sequence TTGTCAGACCCCATTGACTCTTTGCTCGGAGCCCTTGATCTCGCCGATACCGGCGCTCGCACCAATGAAGATATTTTCACCGGCCCCTCTCAATGGATGCCGCAGGGGCGCGTCTTCGGTGGGCAGGTTCTTGCGCAGTCAATCATCGCTGCCGGAAGAACGGTTCCAGACGACCGTTTCATCCACTCGATGCACGGCTATTTTCTGCGTCCGGGCGATGTCGACCTCCCTCTCACGTTCGCCGTTGACCGCATCCATGATGGGCGTTCCTTCATGACGCGGCGTACGCAGGCATACCAGAAGGGCATGCCCATTCTGTCGATGATCGCGTCGTTCCAAGACGAGGATGCCGGCCTCGACCACGCGGCGTCAATGCCTGACGCGCCAGATCCTGACGATCTTCCCAGCGACACCGATATTCTCGGATCGATCGATGATCCGCGTGCGCGCGCCTGGTCTGCTGACCGCCCATTTGAGATTCGGCACGCGTCCGAGCCGATCTACCTTGCGGCGCCTGCCGAGAGCTCCTCGGATCAGATGCTGTGGCTGCGTGCGAAGAGACCGCTTCCCGACGACAGGCGACTTCACCAGGCCGCTCTTGCCTACGCGAGCGACTACACGCTGCTCGAGCCGATCCTGCGCAGCCACGGTCTGAGCTGGCTCACACCGGGCCTCAAGGTGGCGAGCCTCGACCACGCGATGTGGTGGCATCGTGCGGCACGCGTCGACGAGTGGCTGCTGTACGTGCAGCAGTCACCGAGCGCCACAGGCGGGCGCGGACTGACGCAGGGCCGCTTCTATTCTCGTGACGGTGCGCTCATTGCTTCGGTTGCCCAAGAGGGGATGGTGCGGGTTCCCCGCGAGTCCTGA